One window of the Anaerosporomusa subterranea genome contains the following:
- a CDS encoding methyl-accepting chemotaxis protein: MQNSDQQILEQYVNVLSGLNDMQMADVGVCISNLETYIFYRPSRTLDLRVKPGDAVKPGSALYRAIHEKRRIVVQMDASLYGVPYVGIGSPIYNEAKQVIGAITISEATARYELLKEASVQIGSNIATIASTSEEISAQTEEIAAASRTLTATLETSQTRVKETDQVLGFIKSIAGQTNLLGLNAAIEAARVGDQGRGFGVVAEEIRKLSGTTAESIKSIESIIKSVQEDNASTRTQMLQIASMISQIASAITQVAESTQELNDMSRKLNGLAEELITVAG, from the coding sequence ATGCAAAATTCGGATCAGCAGATTTTGGAACAGTACGTCAATGTATTGTCCGGGTTAAATGATATGCAGATGGCCGATGTTGGAGTTTGCATTTCAAATCTAGAAACATATATTTTTTACCGGCCGTCCCGTACCCTGGATTTGCGGGTAAAACCAGGTGATGCTGTTAAACCTGGCAGTGCATTGTATCGCGCTATCCACGAAAAACGCCGGATTGTTGTCCAAATGGATGCCTCACTATACGGGGTTCCTTATGTGGGTATTGGCAGTCCAATTTATAATGAAGCGAAACAGGTTATTGGCGCTATTACTATATCTGAGGCCACCGCTCGTTATGAGTTGCTAAAAGAAGCTTCGGTACAGATTGGCTCGAACATCGCGACAATTGCTAGCACATCTGAGGAGATATCGGCTCAGACGGAAGAAATTGCCGCTGCTAGCCGTACTTTGACGGCAACGTTGGAAACCTCGCAAACGCGGGTTAAAGAGACCGACCAAGTGTTAGGGTTTATCAAGTCGATAGCCGGACAAACCAACTTGCTGGGATTAAATGCCGCCATTGAGGCCGCGCGGGTGGGTGATCAAGGGAGAGGCTTTGGAGTGGTTGCCGAAGAGATCCGAAAGCTGTCCGGGACGACGGCTGAATCGATAAAAAGCATCGAAAGTATCATTAAATCTGTGCAGGAAGACAATGCTTCAACCAGGACGCAAATGCTGCAAATCGCTTCGATGATTTCGCAAATTGCCAGCGCCATTACACAAGTAGCAGAGTCGACGCAAGAATTGAATGATATGTCGCGCAAATTAAACGGCCTAGCTGAAGAGTTAATCACGGTAGCTGGTTAA